Proteins found in one Methanospirillum hungatei JF-1 genomic segment:
- a CDS encoding PEGA domain-containing protein, with protein MKILLLIVTGLLFLMVSVAAESGSLEITADIPSVPVYIDNEYAGLSPVHVSEILEGYHLIRASPEGFFSQTQNISVEAGELTYVSFSFLNSDKIPMPALVRIGECVGTPEPSDLDGTAYDIIRLPDGSLMAYYSGWEEGIMCMESTDGISWERMSEPCLGVPTRGSVFRTEPWVFALPDGTYRMVFRQTVGHQHSLYLGTSQDGISFSGEEQIPIDGEDTQGNSGYPSVPTGITYDDGTVRMYYSIPGSGIKSAISDDMGISWKKEDGIRIRYGTDPAVMILPDGRTGIFYVDTTPKSKGQRIFFSLSEDGLNFSGLPVQVLETMEPGVWLMDPEIISEDDTTYLYFSVMGMEGMQHHTLPGTLRSVIDMGCLSRQVS; from the coding sequence ATGAAGATTCTGCTGCTGATTGTAACCGGCCTTCTTTTTCTCATGGTCTCCGTAGCAGCGGAATCTGGCTCTCTTGAGATCACCGCTGACATTCCATCAGTTCCGGTTTATATTGATAATGAATATGCAGGACTTTCACCGGTACACGTTTCAGAGATTTTGGAGGGTTATCACCTGATTCGGGCTTCTCCGGAAGGGTTCTTCTCTCAGACACAGAATATCTCTGTTGAGGCTGGTGAATTAACATATGTTTCCTTTTCTTTTCTCAATAGTGACAAGATCCCAATGCCTGCGCTGGTCCGGATTGGCGAATGTGTGGGAACACCTGAGCCCTCTGATCTGGATGGAACTGCCTATGATATCATCCGTCTGCCTGATGGATCCCTTATGGCGTATTATAGCGGGTGGGAAGAAGGAATCATGTGCATGGAGTCAACTGATGGGATCTCCTGGGAACGGATGAGTGAGCCTTGTCTTGGTGTTCCGACGAGAGGAAGTGTTTTCAGAACCGAACCATGGGTCTTTGCCCTTCCTGACGGGACATACCGGATGGTGTTTCGCCAGACAGTCGGTCATCAACATTCACTGTATTTGGGTACTTCTCAGGACGGGATATCTTTCTCCGGGGAGGAACAGATACCCATTGATGGTGAGGATACTCAGGGCAATTCAGGATATCCATCTGTCCCAACCGGGATAACCTATGATGACGGAACTGTCAGGATGTACTACAGCATCCCTGGTTCCGGGATAAAAAGTGCAATATCTGATGATATGGGTATTTCCTGGAAGAAGGAGGATGGTATCAGGATCCGATATGGGACCGACCCTGCGGTCATGATCCTTCCGGACGGGAGAACTGGTATTTTTTATGTTGATACGACTCCAAAGTCTAAAGGTCAGCGGATATTCTTCTCTCTCTCTGAAGATGGCCTAAATTTTTCAGGATTACCTGTGCAGGTACTTGAGACGATGGAACCCGGCGTCTGGCTGATGGATCCTGAAATCATCAGTGAAGATGATACAACCTACCTGTACTTCTCAGTCATGGGAATGGAAGGTATGCAGCATCATACCCTGCCTGGTACACTTCGGAGTGTTATTGATATGGGATGCCTGAGCAGGCAGGTATCATAG
- a CDS encoding transcription initiation factor IIB, translating to MSEEIEKLRTLQKEREALKNRLTGKVTEKQKKIENQTESQCPECGSRQLVHDYERAELVCQQCGLVIDAEFIDRGPEWRAFDHDQRMKRSRVGAPMTFTIHDKGLSTMIDWRNRDSYGRAISSKNRAQLYRLRKWQRRIRVSNATERNLAFALSELDRMASALGLPRNVRETAAVVYRDAVDKNLIRGRSIEGVAAAALYAACRQCSVPRTLDEIAEVSRVSRKEIGRTYRFISRELGLKLLPTSPIDYVPRFCSGLQLKGEVQSRAVEILRQAGERELTSGRGPTGVAAAAIYISSILGGERRTQREVAEVAGVTEVTIRNRYKELAEKLDIEIIL from the coding sequence ATGTCAGAAGAGATTGAGAAACTCCGGACCCTTCAGAAGGAACGTGAAGCCCTGAAAAACAGGCTGACCGGGAAGGTAACTGAGAAACAGAAGAAGATTGAGAACCAGACCGAATCTCAATGTCCAGAGTGTGGCAGCAGACAACTCGTTCATGATTATGAACGGGCTGAACTGGTATGTCAGCAGTGTGGTCTGGTTATTGATGCAGAATTTATCGACCGCGGGCCCGAATGGCGTGCTTTTGACCATGACCAGCGGATGAAAAGGTCCCGTGTCGGAGCACCGATGACCTTTACCATCCATGACAAAGGTCTCTCCACCATGATTGACTGGAGAAACCGGGACAGTTATGGAAGGGCTATCTCATCCAAGAACCGTGCACAGCTCTACCGGCTCAGGAAATGGCAGCGGCGTATCAGGGTAAGTAATGCAACCGAACGGAACCTTGCTTTTGCATTGTCTGAACTGGACCGGATGGCTTCAGCACTTGGTCTTCCCCGCAATGTCAGGGAGACGGCTGCCGTTGTCTACCGTGATGCCGTCGATAAAAACCTTATTCGTGGCCGGAGTATTGAAGGGGTTGCAGCAGCCGCATTATATGCTGCCTGTCGTCAGTGCAGTGTTCCCCGGACACTTGATGAGATTGCAGAAGTATCACGAGTATCAAGAAAGGAGATCGGCCGTACATACCGGTTCATATCCCGTGAACTTGGATTAAAACTCCTGCCGACCTCGCCGATAGATTATGTTCCCCGGTTCTGTTCCGGGCTCCAGCTGAAAGGTGAAGTTCAGAGCAGAGCTGTTGAGATTCTCAGGCAGGCAGGAGAACGGGAGCTGACCTCAGGACGAGGACCAACCGGTGTTGCTGCAGCTGCCATCTACATCTCTTCCATCCTTGGCGGTGAACGCAGAACCCAGCGTGAAGTTGCAGAGGTTGCAGGTGTGACAGAAGTTACCATCAGGAACCGGTATAAGGAACTGGCAGAAAAACTGGATATTGAGATCATTCTCTGA
- a CDS encoding H/ACA ribonucleoprotein complex subunit GAR1 gives MVRAIGRVKSKFGHHILIVECDAAKLPRLYSKVLDKRWKPVGKLIDIFGNVTSPYAAVLTNIEEPSRLIGEKLFIK, from the coding sequence TTGGTACGGGCTATTGGAAGAGTCAAAAGTAAATTTGGACATCACATCCTTATCGTTGAATGTGATGCAGCAAAGCTTCCCCGCCTGTACAGCAAAGTTCTTGATAAACGTTGGAAACCAGTGGGGAAACTTATCGATATTTTCGGTAATGTCACATCACCGTACGCTGCGGTATTGACCAATATCGAGGAGCCTTCGCGACTCATCGGCGAGAAGCTCTTTATCAAATAG
- a CDS encoding histidinol phosphate phosphatase domain-containing protein, with the protein MYDFHTHTLLSDGDLLPTELLRRMQVLGYTVVGITDHVDAGNIDETLVSLGRVAKSAHTMGIKLLRGVEITHVPPVEIPDLARYAKENGADIVVVHGESPVEPVMPGTNHAALSCPHVDILAHPGLITEEDATLARKHNIALEITARGGHNRTNGHVARIAEKTGCLMVVDSDAHHPGDLMSGRDREIIAAGAGISSESLKSLLSTEGNEFFNRFT; encoded by the coding sequence ATGTACGATTTTCACACCCATACACTCCTGTCAGACGGGGACCTCCTTCCGACTGAACTGCTCAGACGGATGCAGGTCCTTGGATACACCGTCGTCGGGATTACCGATCATGTTGATGCCGGAAATATAGACGAGACACTCGTATCATTAGGCCGGGTGGCAAAATCTGCCCATACTATGGGAATTAAACTGCTCAGGGGAGTTGAGATAACCCACGTCCCACCGGTAGAAATTCCGGATCTGGCCAGATATGCAAAAGAGAACGGGGCAGACATTGTGGTGGTACATGGTGAATCTCCGGTGGAACCAGTGATGCCAGGAACAAATCATGCTGCCCTCTCCTGTCCTCACGTTGATATTCTTGCCCACCCAGGTCTCATCACGGAAGAGGATGCAACCCTTGCCAGAAAACACAATATCGCCCTGGAGATCACCGCTCGGGGGGGGCATAACCGGACCAACGGCCATGTTGCCAGGATTGCAGAAAAGACCGGATGTCTTATGGTTGTGGATTCAGATGCACATCATCCGGGTGATCTGATGTCAGGACGAGACCGTGAGATCATTGCCGCAGGTGCTGGAATATCTAGTGAATCACTTAAAAGCCTTCTCTCTACAGAGGGAAATGAGTTTTTTAACCGGTTTACGTAA
- a CDS encoding signal recognition particle subunit SRP19/SEC65 family protein, translating into MDKGVKLYPCYFDSELMRSEGRRVSHDTGVAHPEPGDIERILKANKIPFTRESKCHPAYWWKHQGRFVVEYPGSKGELIALVSSGLKTGGKKN; encoded by the coding sequence ATGGATAAGGGAGTAAAACTCTATCCCTGTTACTTTGACAGTGAGCTGATGCGGTCAGAGGGGCGCAGAGTCTCCCATGACACCGGCGTCGCTCATCCTGAACCCGGGGATATCGAACGTATTTTAAAAGCAAATAAAATTCCTTTTACCCGTGAGTCAAAATGCCACCCGGCATACTGGTGGAAACATCAGGGAAGATTTGTCGTCGAATATCCGGGATCGAAGGGTGAACTGATCGCACTTGTCAGTTCCGGATTGAAAACCGGAGGAAAAAAGAACTGA
- the hypB gene encoding hydrogenase nickel incorporation protein HypB gives MHHIDISIEKDIFSANRKLADANAAHLHAHGVRAFDLLGGIGSGKTALIEKVVPKLKSRGLKAAAIAGDVYGDDDFQRIVALGIPAENVNTGKECHLDAHMIEHALDHLPLDDVDVLFIENVGNMVCPTDFELGAEKRIVVVSSTEGDDVVNKHPMMFRGCTIAVLNKIDLADAVGADLNRMERDMLRYNPAMKIFRTNMKTGDGIDPLVDEILS, from the coding sequence ATGCATCATATCGATATCTCCATTGAAAAAGATATTTTTTCAGCGAACCGAAAACTGGCTGATGCAAATGCCGCGCATCTTCATGCCCATGGAGTCAGGGCCTTTGATCTGCTCGGGGGCATCGGTTCAGGAAAGACGGCACTCATCGAGAAGGTCGTTCCAAAACTGAAGAGCAGAGGACTGAAAGCAGCAGCGATCGCAGGAGATGTATATGGCGATGATGATTTTCAGAGGATTGTGGCTCTTGGCATTCCTGCTGAAAATGTGAACACCGGAAAGGAGTGTCATCTTGATGCCCATATGATCGAACATGCTCTGGATCATCTTCCGCTCGATGATGTGGATGTCCTGTTTATTGAGAATGTTGGAAATATGGTATGTCCGACTGATTTTGAGCTGGGCGCGGAGAAACGGATTGTTGTTGTCTCATCCACTGAGGGCGATGATGTAGTCAACAAGCATCCGATGATGTTTCGGGGCTGCACGATTGCTGTCCTGAATAAAATTGATCTTGCCGATGCGGTTGGTGCAGACCTGAACCGGATGGAACGGGACATGCTCAGGTACAATCCAGCTATGAAGATATTCAGGACGAATATGAAGACTGGCGATGGGATTGATCCCCTGGTTGATGAGATCCTGTCCTAG
- a CDS encoding 30S ribosomal protein S8e → MQWQGRSVRKSTGGRYSPSRGKRRREIGSAPAETHIGIDRRKISRTYGGNNKVRALRCEYAAISNAKTGETKKVKIETVEENAANPNYVRRNLLTRGAIIRTELGRARITSRPGQHGVINAVLIE, encoded by the coding sequence ATGCAATGGCAAGGACGTTCTGTTCGGAAATCCACCGGCGGCAGGTACAGCCCGTCCCGTGGAAAAAGACGCAGGGAGATAGGGTCAGCCCCGGCTGAAACCCATATTGGTATTGACCGGAGAAAAATTTCCCGTACCTACGGTGGAAATAACAAGGTCCGGGCACTCCGGTGTGAATATGCTGCAATCAGCAATGCAAAGACCGGAGAGACGAAGAAAGTAAAGATTGAGACTGTGGAAGAGAATGCAGCAAACCCGAACTATGTCCGGCGTAACCTTCTCACCCGCGGTGCAATCATCAGAACTGAACTTGGCCGTGCACGGATTACCAGCAGACCAGGTCAGCATGGCGTTATCAACGCTGTTCTGATCGAATAA
- a CDS encoding DUF2240 family protein: MTLKTALAAPFYHSRAQKLGKSELIYYYAFDRRWMDREQVDLLIHRGVEQHLLGTDGEMYYPLFDLAEVQIPIGYKPSSSIFDAHDPFEQLLDRITSHTRKEPEEIIARMNQVITEDFDGNIRPEAALVIVAKRNHIPVADLLDPLKQVLLKKD; encoded by the coding sequence ATGACACTGAAAACCGCACTCGCAGCACCCTTTTATCATAGCAGGGCTCAAAAGCTTGGAAAAAGCGAATTAATTTACTATTATGCCTTTGACCGCCGGTGGATGGATCGTGAACAGGTTGATCTCCTGATTCACCGGGGCGTAGAGCAGCATCTTCTCGGAACAGATGGAGAGATGTATTATCCTCTCTTCGATCTCGCAGAGGTCCAGATTCCTATCGGGTATAAACCATCATCATCTATTTTTGATGCGCATGATCCCTTTGAACAGCTCCTGGACCGTATCACCAGTCATACCCGGAAAGAACCGGAGGAGATCATTGCCCGGATGAATCAGGTGATAACCGAAGACTTTGATGGAAATATAAGACCTGAAGCAGCACTAGTTATTGTTGCAAAAAGAAATCACATCCCAGTTGCCGATCTGCTGGATCCGCTCAAGCAGGTACTGCTGAAAAAAGATTAA
- a CDS encoding 30S ribosomal protein S6e — MVDFKVVLSDPATGKAYNIDASGAGAGSFIGKRIGEEIDGAALGFDGYKIRITGASDRNGTPARKTLQIAGRRKVLMAGGVGFHPRVDGERRRKMVRGAEITQDFVQINAIVATQGSKTLAEYFAPAEPEAPAAE; from the coding sequence ATGGTTGATTTTAAGGTAGTCCTTTCAGATCCGGCAACCGGCAAGGCATACAATATTGATGCCAGTGGTGCAGGTGCCGGCTCTTTTATTGGCAAGCGTATCGGTGAGGAGATTGATGGTGCTGCACTTGGGTTTGACGGATACAAGATCCGGATCACCGGTGCATCTGACCGGAACGGAACCCCGGCAAGAAAGACCCTCCAGATTGCCGGACGGCGTAAGGTCCTCATGGCAGGCGGTGTCGGATTTCACCCACGTGTAGATGGCGAGCGTCGGAGGAAAATGGTCCGTGGTGCAGAGATCACCCAGGACTTTGTTCAGATTAATGCGATCGTCGCAACCCAGGGTTCAAAGACTCTTGCAGAATACTTTGCTCCGGCAGAGCCAGAAGCACCGGCAGCAGAATAA
- the infB gene encoding translation initiation factor IF-2, with product MGKKEVKKNKNEGDTPHIRTPIVCVLGHVDHGKTSLLDRIRGSSVVAGEAGAITQHIGATIVPIDSIMSMSGGMKNLNISIPGLLFIDTPGHHAFTTLRARGGALADMAIVVVDITEGFQPQTIEAIQILRNCKTPFVVAATKLDRIPGWRSTEKSPFLKSFAAQNERVTLLVETKVYDIVATLAEHGFSSERFDRVSDFARNLAIVPVSAHTGEGIPDLLMVLIGLAQRYMEEALTLTVDGPGSGTVLEVKEEKGLGATIDVILFDGTIRVGDEIAIATTEGVQTTKVRSLLQPRPMQEILVEDRFLRVKEVVAAAGVKVSAPGLDQVIAGSPVRVIGEDPEEVKTSIAKEMTEINVSLSPEGLIIKADTIGALEALCKELTAHEIPVMRAEVGQVSRHDVIEAETIKDPLYRVLIAFNTPVLPDAQDLLKEPAYAEMIQFFSGNVIYHILEDYLEWRNNLKRIMDQKRFEKIIFPAKILVLPGCVFRQNNPAVVGVRILSGTLRTGVNLVRRDGKKAGTLKSMQLRKENIQEAHAGDEVAISIEGATVGRQFDVEDELLVGIPERHVKVLETEMLSHLNEDAKEVLNEYTRLFRKENPFWGK from the coding sequence GTGGGTAAAAAAGAAGTAAAGAAAAATAAAAACGAAGGAGATACACCCCATATCAGGACTCCAATTGTCTGCGTCCTCGGGCATGTGGATCATGGGAAGACATCTCTTCTTGACCGGATCAGGGGATCCTCAGTCGTCGCCGGAGAGGCAGGAGCAATCACCCAGCATATCGGTGCAACCATTGTCCCGATAGATTCGATTATGAGCATGAGTGGTGGAATGAAAAATCTGAATATCAGCATTCCCGGACTCCTCTTTATTGATACGCCGGGGCATCATGCATTCACCACCCTTCGGGCACGGGGAGGTGCACTTGCTGATATGGCCATCGTGGTTGTGGATATTACCGAGGGATTTCAGCCTCAGACTATCGAGGCGATCCAGATCCTCCGCAATTGCAAGACCCCGTTTGTGGTCGCTGCAACCAAACTTGACCGGATTCCTGGATGGAGATCCACAGAAAAATCTCCGTTCCTGAAGAGTTTTGCGGCACAGAATGAACGGGTAACTCTCCTCGTTGAGACAAAGGTCTATGACATCGTTGCCACTCTTGCCGAGCATGGATTCTCATCAGAACGGTTTGACCGGGTATCTGATTTCGCAAGAAACCTGGCGATTGTCCCGGTCAGTGCCCATACCGGTGAAGGAATTCCAGACCTTCTGATGGTTCTCATTGGTCTTGCACAGCGGTACATGGAGGAAGCCCTGACTCTTACTGTTGACGGACCTGGATCAGGAACCGTCCTTGAAGTGAAGGAAGAGAAGGGTCTTGGTGCCACAATCGACGTCATATTATTTGACGGGACCATTCGGGTCGGTGACGAAATAGCAATCGCAACCACAGAGGGGGTTCAGACGACAAAGGTCAGATCTCTTCTTCAACCAAGACCAATGCAGGAGATCCTGGTTGAAGACCGGTTCTTACGGGTAAAAGAGGTCGTCGCCGCAGCGGGAGTGAAGGTTAGTGCCCCAGGACTTGACCAGGTCATTGCCGGATCTCCGGTGCGGGTTATCGGTGAAGATCCTGAAGAGGTGAAGACCAGTATTGCGAAAGAGATGACCGAAATAAATGTCAGTCTCTCTCCGGAAGGTCTGATCATAAAGGCAGATACCATTGGGGCGCTTGAGGCACTATGTAAGGAGCTGACCGCGCATGAAATACCGGTCATGCGGGCTGAGGTTGGCCAGGTCAGCAGGCATGATGTTATCGAGGCTGAAACGATAAAAGATCCCCTTTACAGGGTATTAATCGCATTCAACACCCCGGTCCTTCCTGACGCCCAGGATCTCCTGAAAGAACCAGCCTATGCAGAGATGATCCAGTTCTTCTCAGGGAATGTTATCTATCATATTCTTGAGGATTACCTGGAATGGAGGAATAATCTTAAGAGGATAATGGACCAGAAGCGGTTTGAAAAAATAATCTTCCCCGCTAAAATCCTTGTTCTTCCCGGATGTGTCTTCAGGCAGAATAATCCTGCAGTGGTCGGGGTCAGAATCCTCTCAGGAACTCTCAGGACCGGTGTGAATCTGGTCAGAAGAGATGGTAAAAAGGCCGGAACGCTCAAATCTATGCAACTGAGGAAGGAAAACATCCAGGAGGCACATGCCGGAGATGAGGTTGCAATTTCCATTGAAGGTGCCACGGTTGGCAGACAATTTGACGTTGAGGATGAACTGCTTGTGGGCATTCCGGAACGGCACGTAAAAGTTCTGGAGACTGAAATGCTCTCTCACCTGAACGAAGATGCAAAGGAAGTGCTGAATGAATACACCCGGCTCTTTCGTAAGGAGAATCCCTTCTGGGGGAAGTAG
- a CDS encoding 2TM domain-containing protein: MDQSEEYHEAKRKVTKLRGFYQHLGFYIIMNAILIVINLIISPDSLWFYWVTIFWGIAVLWQAYDVFGDEKILGKDWEEKKIQEYMGKKK; this comes from the coding sequence ATGGACCAGAGCGAAGAGTATCACGAAGCTAAAAGGAAAGTCACAAAACTCAGGGGATTTTATCAGCATCTTGGCTTTTATATCATCATGAATGCCATTCTCATAGTAATAAATTTAATAATAAGCCCGGACAGTCTGTGGTTTTACTGGGTGACCATCTTCTGGGGAATCGCTGTGCTATGGCAGGCGTATGATGTCTTTGGAGATGAGAAGATCCTCGGAAAAGATTGGGAGGAGAAGAAGATTCAGGAATATATGGGAAAGAAAAAGTGA
- a CDS encoding MBL fold metallo-hydrolase has protein sequence MIIRQFFIPGIAHSSYLLGGVSSCMIIDPARDPDIYIQAADEEGFRITGILETHLHADFISGHLDLHERTGAPIYAPKSAGCVFPHIPVSEGSTITLDDCSISVIETPGHTPEHVSYIVTHMSRGDEPAALFPGDTLFVGDVGRPDLFPGRAHELASALYDSLHEKIMKLPDYCEVYPAHGAGSFCGRSLSAKRTTTIGYERRFNQILQIHDKEAFINELTKNMPPSPDHFSRCSDENRRGPALLSTLPPVRGISPRAGKDLMTQGACEVLDSRRYDAFGSLHIPKSWNIDGEMNFSTFTGWVIPPDRDILLAVHRPDEIPKITLMLHRVGIDRIIGYVEGGVWGWALAGHELDHVQTISVQELAALLKADKELIVLDVRTGAEFAGYHIPGSVNIHWPDLRTRYSELSREKRIAVLCATGARSSMACSILKRNGFSNILNVAGGYTGWVAGGFQ, from the coding sequence ATGATTATCAGGCAGTTTTTCATTCCGGGGATCGCTCACAGCTCATACCTTCTGGGCGGGGTTTCCTCCTGCATGATCATCGATCCAGCCAGGGATCCGGATATCTACATTCAGGCTGCTGATGAAGAAGGATTTAGAATTACCGGGATTCTTGAGACACATCTGCATGCAGATTTCATATCAGGTCACCTCGATCTCCATGAAAGAACCGGTGCACCAATCTATGCTCCAAAGAGTGCCGGATGTGTATTTCCCCATATTCCTGTCAGTGAGGGAAGTACCATTACCCTTGATGATTGTTCCATCTCTGTCATTGAGACACCAGGCCACACACCGGAGCATGTCAGTTATATTGTCACCCATATGAGCAGAGGAGATGAACCGGCTGCTCTTTTTCCCGGTGATACCCTCTTTGTCGGTGATGTAGGAAGGCCGGATCTTTTTCCCGGACGTGCCCATGAGCTTGCATCAGCATTGTATGACTCCCTGCATGAGAAGATCATGAAACTGCCGGATTATTGTGAGGTCTATCCCGCTCATGGAGCCGGATCATTCTGTGGAAGATCATTATCCGCTAAACGGACGACAACCATCGGCTATGAACGGAGGTTTAACCAGATACTCCAGATTCACGATAAAGAGGCATTCATCAATGAACTTACGAAAAATATGCCCCCCTCTCCGGATCACTTCAGCCGGTGTTCTGATGAGAATCGAAGGGGCCCTGCTCTTCTCTCAACTTTACCTCCTGTCAGGGGAATCAGCCCACGGGCAGGAAAGGATCTCATGACACAGGGGGCATGTGAAGTGCTTGATTCCAGACGATACGATGCCTTCGGGTCTCTTCATATCCCGAAGAGCTGGAATATCGATGGTGAGATGAACTTTTCAACATTCACCGGGTGGGTAATCCCTCCTGACAGAGATATTCTGCTCGCTGTTCATCGTCCTGATGAGATCCCAAAAATAACCCTTATGCTTCACCGGGTAGGTATTGACCGGATCATCGGGTATGTAGAGGGAGGAGTGTGGGGATGGGCTCTGGCCGGACATGAACTGGACCACGTCCAGACGATTTCTGTTCAGGAACTTGCTGCGTTATTGAAGGCTGATAAGGAGCTTATTGTTTTGGATGTGAGAACGGGGGCAGAGTTTGCCGGGTATCATATTCCCGGATCCGTGAATATCCACTGGCCTGATCTCCGGACCCGGTACTCAGAACTATCCAGGGAGAAGCGGATCGCCGTTCTGTGTGCAACTGGGGCGAGATCTTCCATGGCCTGTAGTATCCTGAAGAGAAACGGTTTTTCAAACATCCTCAATGTGGCCGGCGGGTATACCGGATGGGTTGCAGGAGGGTTTCAGTAA
- the trxA gene encoding thioredoxin — protein MDEELERLRAKRMEEIKQRIMTPPSAHEGILIVTQENFSRIIRENPNLIIDFWAPWCGPCRMLAPVIEQLAAEYAGRIRFAKCNTDENQQIAYQFGISAIPSLFFFQNGTIIHTVSGALPKEHLEMQIRSVYTIQAPHRSD, from the coding sequence ATGGATGAGGAACTTGAGCGGTTACGGGCAAAAAGAATGGAGGAGATCAAACAGCGCATAATGACCCCGCCATCGGCCCATGAAGGAATTCTTATCGTCACGCAGGAAAATTTTTCCAGGATAATCCGTGAAAACCCGAATCTTATCATTGATTTCTGGGCTCCCTGGTGTGGCCCCTGCCGGATGCTTGCTCCGGTTATCGAACAGCTGGCGGCAGAATATGCCGGAAGAATCCGGTTTGCCAAATGTAATACCGATGAAAATCAGCAGATTGCATATCAGTTTGGAATATCAGCTATACCATCCCTGTTTTTCTTTCAGAATGGTACGATTATTCATACAGTTTCAGGAGCTCTTCCAAAAGAACATCTTGAGATGCAGATTCGTTCGGTGTATACTATTCAAGCCCCCCACCGGAGTGATTAG
- a CDS encoding S8 family peptidase: protein MKVLVLCVVLGYICLSSCAMKTDTTSLTLSSDNSTIVSCVGSLQTEGDLLVRSNGIREVFGASGKGIKVGVIGNGAESLELSQKMGELGPVTLYERGTGDEGTAMLEIIHDIAPDAELCFHAYGGNSDDFKRAVSTLAAAGCRIICDDLYFFKQPFLEDGDVADHIREVLKSHPDCIYVTVSGNFASLHYQKSWEPGLSIGPEQTVHDFGDGYSAIPIVLKPDDEVIITLQWDDPWGGAVHDYDLFLTDPAKGEVVATSMNIQEDTGEPFEHLVYRNEMNESRRISLSIIRNGENITPNILEMYIRNIDPRQVESEVVKDPVDSIFGHAALEEVVTVGSVGIGTPYSVSPDSSQGPVTIRIPEPSRRWKPDICAPTNVQVSGAGSFPVPFPGTSAAAPHVAGVIAQLLSSFPDVSRDDLLKALYSNAFDLGEPGWDPTYGYGLIDAVKAFQFLLEGRNQ from the coding sequence ATGAAGGTACTTGTTTTGTGTGTGGTACTTGGGTATATCTGCCTGAGCTCATGCGCTATGAAGACAGATACTACATCCCTGACATTATCTTCTGATAACTCAACCATAGTATCCTGCGTTGGATCTTTGCAGACCGAAGGGGATCTTCTGGTCAGAAGTAATGGTATTCGAGAAGTATTCGGTGCATCAGGAAAAGGTATCAAAGTTGGAGTCATCGGAAACGGAGCAGAGTCCCTGGAACTGTCCCAAAAGATGGGAGAACTGGGACCGGTAACCCTGTATGAGAGAGGGACTGGAGATGAAGGGACGGCAATGCTTGAGATCATCCATGACATTGCACCTGATGCAGAACTCTGTTTTCATGCGTATGGAGGAAATTCAGACGATTTTAAACGAGCAGTTTCAACACTGGCTGCTGCCGGATGCCGGATCATCTGTGATGACCTCTATTTTTTCAAGCAGCCATTTCTCGAAGATGGTGACGTTGCAGATCATATCAGGGAGGTCTTGAAATCTCATCCGGATTGCATCTATGTTACCGTTTCAGGCAATTTTGCCTCACTTCATTATCAGAAGTCCTGGGAACCGGGTTTAAGTATCGGACCAGAGCAGACGGTCCATGACTTTGGTGATGGATACTCTGCAATTCCTATTGTCCTCAAACCTGATGACGAGGTTATAATTACCTTACAGTGGGATGACCCATGGGGAGGTGCGGTTCATGACTATGACCTCTTCCTCACCGATCCTGCAAAGGGTGAGGTCGTTGCAACGAGTATGAATATTCAGGAAGATACCGGAGAACCGTTTGAACATCTGGTCTACAGAAATGAGATGAACGAATCCAGGCGGATATCATTGTCAATTATACGGAACGGTGAAAATATCACACCGAATATTCTTGAAATGTATATCAGGAATATCGATCCACGCCAGGTTGAATCAGAGGTCGTAAAGGATCCAGTAGATTCCATTTTTGGCCACGCGGCACTAGAAGAAGTGGTAACGGTAGGATCAGTCGGGATTGGAACACCGTATTCTGTCTCACCGGATTCATCCCAGGGGCCGGTTACTATCCGGATACCTGAACCATCCAGACGGTGGAAACCGGATATCTGTGCACCGACAAATGTACAGGTCAGCGGTGCCGGAAGTTTTCCGGTTCCATTCCCCGGTACAAGTGCCGCAGCACCCCATGTTGCCGGAGTCATCGCACAATTATTGAGCTCTTTTCCTGATGTGTCACGGGATGACCTCTTGAAAGCATTGTATTCAAATGCGTTTGACCTGGGAGAACCTGGCTGGGACCCAACCTATGGATATGGGTTGATCGATGCTGTAAAAGCGTTTCAGTTCCTGTTGGAAGGTAGAAATCAGTAA